The nucleotide sequence CCTTTTCTGCGTACAATTTTGCAATCAGCACTTCTTTTTTTGATAGATGCTCTAACCTTCATTTTGTTATTTTTAATATCTAAAAGTTATTCTCCCTTTAGTCAAGTCATAAGGAGAGAGTTCGAGTCTTACCTTGTCTCCAGGTAAGAGTTTTATATAATGCATTCTCATTTTACCAGAAATATGGGCAATTAATACATGCCCATTCTCTAGCTCTACGCGGAACTGTGCGTTGGAAAGTGCTTCCGTTATCACACCGTCTTGTTCTATATGTTTCTGTTTAGCCATTTATCCTATTAATAGTTTGATGATCTTGATAATTTAGATTGCATCAACCCATCATAATGATGGTTCAGCAGATATGTATTGATTTGTTGAACGGTATCTAAGATAACTCCAACCATAATCAATAACGATGTACCACCGAAAAACAGGGCAAATCTATCTGTCTGAACAAACGCTCCGTGCACTATTGCCGGAAGGACTGCAAAGATAGATAAAAAAATCGCACCTGGCAAGGTTATCTTAGATAAAATATCATCTAGATAATCAGCCGTTTCTTTCCCTGGTCTCACCTTTGGTATCAATCCACCATTTCGTTTGAGATCATCAGCCATCTGATTCACCGGAATGGTAATCGCCGTATAGAAAAATGAGAAAATTATAATCAATAATGCAAACAATACATTGTACTGCCAGCTGAATACATTTTTGAATCCTGCCAAAAAGGTGTTAGATTCATCTACTTTAGTAAGCAATCCTGGAACGAACATCAGTGCTTGAGCAAAGATGATCGGCATTACTCCAGCGGCATTTACTTTTAATGGAATCCATTGTCTAGCTCCTTCCATCAGATTTCTGCTTACTCCGCCTCTAGCCTGAGCTCTGCTAACATACTGAATCGGAATTTTTCTAACTGCAACAGAAAGAATAATTGCCAACAATACAACCAATAACCAGAATATGATCTCAACTAGAATCATAATGCTTCCTAGTCCTCCTTTACCATTCTGTGTAAGCACTTCTTGGTAAAAAGCTGTAGGAAGGTCCGCAAGGATACCCACCATGATCAGAATTGAAATACCGTTACCAATACCTTTATCTGTAATTTTTTCTCCAAGCCACATTGCAAATACGGATCCCGCTACCAGGATCACAATACTTGGAAGCCAGAACATAATGGACGCTGGGTCTATATAATATGCTGACTGAAATTGCGAATAAGGCAAAAAATATTGAGTTACAGATGTAAGATAAGATGGTGCCTGTACAAGACAAACCCCAATTGTTAACCATCTTGTTATTTGGTTCAAAGTGTTTCTCCCACTTTCTCCGTCTTTCTGCAACTTCTGAAGATATGGAATAGCCATTCCCATCAGCTGTACGATAATAGAGGCAGAAATATATGGCATAATTCCTAGTGCCATAATGGAAGCTCGGCTAAATGCTCCACCAGTGAAAGAAGACAATAAACCCAAAAGGCCGGCTCCTTGTTGGTTCCCGCCTTGGTTTTTGTAATGCTGTAGTAAGTTTCCTACTTCTGCCATATTAATAGCAGGAAGAGAAACATAAGATGCGAATCTATACACAAGGACCAAAGTGAGTGTCAAGATAATTTTATCTCTAAGCTCTTTCAGACTCCAAATGTTTTTTAGTGTTTGTATAAATTCTTTCATTAGTGATTAATTAAAGAGTAATTGCTTTACCTCCAGCCTTATTGATTGCTTCCTCAGCAGACTTAGTAAATTTATCGGCAGAGATTGAAACACCAGCTTTCAAATCACCTCTTCCTAGTATTTTTACTAATTCATTTTTAGAAGCTAGACCGTTTTCTACTAATACATCTCTAGTGATATCACCAGTGATATTTTTAGTATCGATCAAAGTTTGAATCGTATCAAGGTTGATTGCTCTAAACTCTTTTCTATTAATGTTTTTGAAACCAAATTTAGGTAATCTTCTTTGCAAAGGCATCTGTCCACCTTCAAAACCGATTTTCTGAGAATAACCAGCTCTCGCTTTTTGACCCTTATGTCCTTTTGTCGAAGTACCACCTTTACCGCTACCTTGTCCTCTACCAATTCTTTTTGAATTGTGAGTAGAACCTGTTGCTGGTTGTATATTATTTAAATTCATTGTTGTATTGAAATTATAGATTAAAAGATAAGAGATAAGAGACCTAAAAAGAGTCTCTTTTCTCTTTGTCTATTGTTCTTATTTTTGAACTTCCAGTAAGTGACTTACAGAAGCAATCATACCTAAGATAGATGGTGTTGCTTCGTGTTCTACAACTTGCTGAAGTCTTTTGAAACCTAGTGCTTCCAGTGTTCTTTTCTGAGTTTTAGAACGATTAATAGCACTTCTAACTAATTTTACTTTGATTGTTGCCATTGTTATAATGATTAACCGTTAAACACTTTACTTAAAGAAACTCCTCTCATTCTTGCAATCTCTTCTGGTCTTCTGATATCCAATAATGCGTTGAAAGTTGCCTTTACAACATTGTGAGGGTTAGAAGAACCTTTAGATTTTGACAATACATCGTGTACCCCTGCAGACTCCAGTACCGCTCTTACAGCACCACCAGCGATAAGTCCTGTACCGTGAGACGCTGGTCTCAAGAAGATATCAGCACCACCGTATCTAGCAGAAGTCTGGTGAGGAATAGTATGATTGATTACAGGAACTTTTACCAAGTTTTTCTTAGCATCCTCTACAGCCTTAGCAATAGCAGAAGCAACTTCCTTAGATTTTCCAAGTCCGTAACCGATAACACCATCTTCGTTTCCTACAACTACAATTGCAGAAAAACCAAATGCTCTACCACCTTTTGTTACTTTAGTTACTCTATTTACAGCAACCAGACGATCTTTCAATTCTAATCCTCCAGGTTTTACTCTTTCTATATTACTATCTAACATATGTTCTGAAATTAAAAATTAGAATTTAAGACCTGCTTCTCTAGCACCGTCAGCAAGAGCTTTTACTCTACCATGATACACGAAACCATTTCTATCAAATACAACATTCTCGATTCCTGCTGCAAGAGCTTTAGCTGCAATAGCTTTACCAACTGCTTCAGAAACCTCGGTTTTAGTTCCTTTAGCATCTACACCTTTCTCTCTGGAAGACGCAGACACTAATGTTTTACCTTCTTTATCATCTACTAACTGAGCGTAGATCTCTTTATTACTTTTGAATACAGACAATCTTGGTAATTCTGCAGATCCGGAGATCTTTCCTCTTACTCTTCTTTTGATTCTGATTCGTTTTTCAACTTTTGTTAATGCCATTTTCTTAAATTTTATGCAGATTTACCGGCTTTTCTTCTGATGATTTCACCCACGAATTTCACACCTTTTCCTTTATATGGCTCAGGTTTTCTGAAAGATCTGATCTTTGCAGCCACCATTCCAAGAAGTTGATTATCGTAAGAAGATAATGTAATGATAGGATTCTTACCTTTTTCAGTCAATGTATCTAGAGTAACCTCTTTCGGTAATTCTAGTACAATAGCGTGCGAGAAACCTAGAGCAAGTTCTAATCTCTGTCCATTGTGAGATGCTCTGTATCCAACCCCTACTAATTCTAATTGCTTAGTAAATCCTGTAGAAGTACCAACAATCATATTGTTGACAAGCGCTCTGTATAAACCGTGTAGCGCTTTATGTTCTTTTGAGTCTGAAGGACGAGTGAATGTAAGCACACCGTCTTCTTGTGAGAAGCTGATTCCTCCTGTAAGCTCCTGAGATAATTCTCCTTTAGGACCTTTAACTGTTACAACGTTATCTTTTTGAGAAACTGTAATACCAGCAGGAACTTCTATAATTGCTTTACCAATTCTTGACATTTTCCTTGTTTTAAAAAATTAATATACGTAGCAAATTACTTCGCCTCCCACTTTCTCTTGTCTGGCTTTCTTATCAGTCATCACACCTTTAGAAGTAGAGATGATTGCTACGCCTAGTCCGTTTAGTACTCTTGGAAGTTCTTCAGAACCTTTGTACTGACGAAGACCTGGTCTAGAAGCTCTTTGAATAGACTTGATAGCAGGTTTGTTTGTTTGCTTATCATACTTCAAAGCGATCTTGATACTTCCCTGAACCGCATTATCCTCAAACTTATAGTTTAGGATATAACCTTGGTCGAAAAGAATCTTAGTGATCTCTTTTTTGATTTTCGATGCAGGAATTTCCACCACTTTGTGGCCTGCGCTTTGTGCGTTCCTTACTCTTGTTAGGAAATCTGAAATTGGATCTGTTACCATTTCTTTATTTTAAATTATTGGTTAATGACAACCAGTATTGAAAAGACTTGAAGATTAAAAACTTATAGATTTCGAATGTTTCTCCATCTTACATTTCACCTTCAGTATCTAAACAACTTAATTGTCACTTTGATTTATTAATCTATTTAATAAATATTTTCTAAACGAAAATTAATCTCCCAGAAAAAAAATTTTCTAAGCGGATGCAAAAGTACAAAAAAAAATAAAAAGATTTATTTTTTTATTTTGCATGTCATTCGGCCTAATTTTGTCCTCTATTTATTAAAATACAGCTGACTTATAAAAATATAGAAGTCAGCTGTAAAAATTTTAATTGCTTACCAACTTGCTTTTTTAACACCTGGGATAAGACCGTTGTTTGCCATTTCACGGAAAGTTACTCTGGAGATACCAAACGTTCTCATATATCCTCTTGGTCTTCCTGTTAGTTTACATCTGTTGTGAAGTCTCACAGGAGATGCATTTTTCGGAAGTTTTTGCAATGCTTCGTAATCTCCGGCTTCTTTAAGAGCCTTTCTTTTCTCAGCATATTTAGCTACAGTAGCTTCTCTTTTGCGCTCACGCGCTTTCATTGATTCTTTAGCCATTTCTTAGTTCTTTTTGAAAGGTAAACCGAAGTGAGTTAATAGTGCCTTAGCTTCTTTGTCAGTTTTCGCAGATGTTACGAAAGTAATGTCCATCCCTTGGATTTTCTTCACTTTGTCAATAACAATCTCCGGGAAGATAATCTGCTCAGTAATACCTAAGTTATAATTACCTCTACCATCGAAACCGTCTGCTTTGATTCCAGAGAAATCTCTAATTCTTGGAAGTGCAGAAGAAGTTAATCTATCTAAGAACTCATACATTTTATCAGCTCTTAGAGTTACTCTTGCTCCTACTGGCATTCCCTTTCTCAATTTGAAGGCAGCCTCATCTTTTTTAGACAAAGTACCAACAGCTTTTTGACCGGTAATTGCTGTAAGTTCTTCTACTGCATAGTCTACAATCTTCTTGTCGGCTGTAGCAGCACCCAAACCTTGTGATACAACGATTTTTTCTAATTTAGGCACTTGCATTACGCTTTTGTACCCAAATTCTTCCATCATTGCCGGAACAATTTTTTCTTTATATTGTTGTTTTGGTCTTACTATATATTCCATTGTAATTTTAATTATAAAGTTTCACCAGTTGTTTTTGCAACTCTCACTTTTTTATCACCTTCTACTTTGTATCCAGCTTTTGTAGCTTTTCCGCTTTTATCAACCAATGATACGTTTGAAATATGTAGTGAAGCCTCTTTCTCAACGATTCCACCTTGAGGATTTTGAGCAGATGGCTTAGTATGTTTCTTAACAATATTAATACCTGCAACAATAACTCTAGGATCTTTACCTTCTTTTCTGATTACCTCAAGAACTTCACCTTTACTTCCTTTATTTTTTCCGGTAGTAACGATTACGTTGTCTCCTCTTTTTATTTTAACTTTTGTCATTTTCTTAAAATTTTAAAATTAAAGTACTTCAGGAGCTAATGAAATCACTTTCATATATTCTTTGTCTCTCAACTCACGGGCAACCGGTCCGAAAACACGTGTTCCTCTCATTTCTCCAGCAGCGTTTAGTAATACGCAAGCATTGTCTTCGAATTTGATGTAAGATCCATCTTTTCTTCTAACTGCTTTTTTAGTTCTTACAACTACCGCTTTCGATACTTGACCTTTTTTAGCATTACCTGATGGTGTAGAATCTTTGATAGTAACAACGATTTTATCACCAACTGAAGCATATCTTCTTCTGGTTCCTCCCAGAACTCTGATCACCAATACTTCTTTAGCACCTGTGTTATCAGCAACTTTTAATCTTGATTCTGTTTGTAACATTATTACTTAGCTTTTTCTATGATTCTTACTAATCTCCATCTCTTGTTCTTGCTCAAAGGTCTAGTTTCTGTAATCAAAACTGTATCTCCTTCGTTGCACTCATTGTTCTCATCGTGTGCAGTATATTTTTTCGTTTTTAAAACGAACTTACCGTACATTGGGTGCTTTACTCTCGTAGTTTCGCTAACAACAATAGTTTTTTCCATTTTATTGCTGGAAACTACCCCGATTCTTTCTTTTCTTAAATTTCTTTCCATTGTAAAAAGGAATATTATTGTTTGTTAGTTAACTCTGTATTTAGTCTTGCGATTGTTTTTCTCAAATCTCTGATCTGAATCGGATTCTCAACAGGGCTGATTCTGTGTGCTAATTTCATTTTAGAGTAATTAGCTTTAGCATCTGCCAGTTGAACTTTGATATCCTCTACGCTTAGATTCTTGATGTCAGCTTTTTTCATTATAATAGAGATTAAAGAGGTTTAACAAAATCGTTTGCAACTATGAATTTGGTAACTACCGGCAATTTTTGCGCAGCAAGTCTAAGAGCTTCTTTCGCTACTTCGTAAGGCACTCCACCAATTTCGAACATAATTTTACCAGGTTTTACTACGGCTACCCAATATTCTACAGCACCTTTACCTTTACCCATCCTTACTTCGGCTGGTTTCTTAGTAATCGGCTTATCCGGGAATATTTTGATCCATAGCTGACCTTCTCTTTTCATATATCTTGTAGCCGCGATACGCGCTGCTTCAATCTGTCTTGCAGTGATCCAAGCACCTTCAGTCGCTTTGATCCCGAAAGTTCCGTAAGCAAGTTGATTACCTCTCTGGGCAATCCCCTTCATTTTCATCTTATGAACTCTACGGAATTTGGTTCTTTTTGGTTGTAACATAATTTCTTAAATTTTAGATTTTAGAATTTAGATTTTAAAAAAGTAACGGTCATTTAAAAACTATCCTCTAAAATTTTATTAATTATTTCTTCTTGGTTTTCTGTCTCCTCTTTCTCCTCTCTCGCCTCTTTCTCTACCGCCAGCAGGTGCTTTTTTCTGTTGTCCTACAAGTGGTGTAAGTTCTCTTTTACCGTAAACTTCACCTTTCATAATCCAAACTTTCACACCAAGCTTACCGTATTGAGTTAATGCTTCACCGATATGATAATCGATATCTGCACGGAAAGTGGACAAAGGAATTCTTCCTTCTTTGAAAGACTCTGATCTCGCCATCTCTGCTCCGTTCAATCTTCCGGAGATCATCACTTTGATACCTTCTGCACCCATTCTCATTGTGCTTGCTATTGCCATCTTAACAGCTCTTCTGTAAGAGATTCTGTTTTCGATTTGTTTAGCAATACTGTCAGCAACTAAAACAGCGTCAAGCTCAGGTCTTTTGATTTCGAAGATGTTGATCTGAATATCCTTTCCAGTCAATTTTTTCAATTCTTCTTTCAATTTATCAACTTCCTGACCGCCTTTTCCGATGATTAAACCTGGTCTTGCAGTAGTGATAGTTACTGTTACTAATTTTAGTGTTCTTTCAATATAAATTTTTGAAATACCACCTTTAGATAATCTTGCTTCAAGGTATCTTCTGATTTTGTAGTCTTCAGCGATTTTATCACCGTAGTTTTTTCCACCGAACCAGTTCGAATCCCATCCTCTGATGATACCTAATCTGTTACCAATTGGATTTGTCTTCTGTCCCATACCTTGAATTAATTTTTAGTACCTAAAATTAGTGTAATGTGGTTTGATCTTTTTCTGATTCTGTAACCTCTACCTTGTGGGGCAGGTCTTAGTCTCTTCAATTGTCTTGCACTGTCTACAAATATTTCTTTAACGATAAGGTTAGCCTCCTCGATGTCAGCACCTTCGTTTTTAGCTTGCCAGTTTGCAATAGCAGAAAGCAATACTTTTTCTAATTTGTTAGATGCATCTTTCTTAGAGTATTTTAGGATATATAAAGCTTTATCAACTTCTACCCCTCTAATGATGTCAGCAACTAATCTCATTTTTCTTGGAGAAGACGGACAGTCGTTATGTAACGCTTTTGCCACATCTTGGTTTGCTATTTTACGTGCTAAAGCACTTTCTCTTTTTCTTGATCCCATGATTATCTACCTCCTTTATTTTTGTTACCACCGTGACCTCTGAAAGATCTAGTCGGAGAAAATTCGCCTAACTTATGACCAACCATGTTTTCTGTTACATATACAGGGATAAAAGACTTCCCATTGTGAACAGCGATAGTTTGCCCTACGAAGTCTGGAGAAATCATAGATGCTCTAGACCAAGTTTTGATAACAGTCTTCTTACCAGACTCAACGTTTGCCTGAACCTTCTTATCTAAAGTATGATGAATGAATGGTCCTTTTTTAAGTGATCTTGCCATAATTATTTTCTTTTAGATACGATGTAACGGTTAGACACTTTGTTTTTCTTTCTAGTCTTGTAACCTTTAGCCGGCATACCGTTTCTAGATCTTGGGTGACCTCCAGAAGAACGTCCTTCACCACCACCCATTGGGTGATCTACAGGGTTCATTACTACCGGTCTTGTTCTTGGTCTTCTACCTAACCATCTACTTCTACCAGCCTTACCTGATACTGTAAGCTGATGATCTGAGTTAGAAACCGATCCAACCATTGCCATACATTCAGTAAGGATCATTCTGGATTCTCCTGAAGGCAATTTGATGATTGCATATTTTCCGTCTCTTGAGGTCAATTGAGCTGAAGAACCAGCACTTCTTGCCAAGATTGCACCTTGTCCAGGCTTCATCTCTACACAAGAAATTACAGTACCCAATGGAATGTTTTTCAATTTCATTGCGTTACCTACATTTGGCTCTACGCTTTCTCCTGAAACGATTTTCTGATCTACTTTGATCCCGTTTGGAGCGATGATGTATCTCTTTTCTCCGTCTGCGTACTCAACTAATGCGATGAATGCAGTTCTGTTTGGATCATACTCTACAGTTTTTACCGTAGCTTCAACGTTGAATTTGTTTCTCTTGAAGTCGATAATTCTGTATTTCTTTTTGTGTCCACCGCCGGTGTAACGCATGGTCATTTTACCAGTTTGGTTACGTCCACCTGACTTTTTAATACCAACTGTCAGAGATTTCTCTGGCTTGTTAGTAGTAATTTCCTCAAAGTTGTTTACAACTCTGAATCTCTGTCCCGGGGTGATAGGTTTTAATTTTCTAACAGACATTACTATTATTTATAATTAATTAATTAGTTGCGAAAATATCAATAACTTCTCCAGCAGCCAATGTTACAACTGCTTTCTTCAATTTGTTAGTTTTCCCAACTTGAAGTCCTTTTTTCGTGTATTTAGAAGAAACTTTAGGCGCATAAATCATGGTTCTAACGTCCGCTACTTTTACACCATAAGCTGCCTCTATAGCACCTTTAATCTGGATCTTGTTAGCTTTTGGAGCTACCAAGAAAGAATAAGCACCTCTTAAATCTGTAAGATAGTTTGCTTTTTCTGAAATAATTGGTTTAATAATAAGTGACATGATTTATTTCTTTAAGTTGTCCTGAAATTTTTCTACTGCACCTTCTAAGAAGATAATCTCACCTGCGTTGATCAAATCATAAGAAGAAATCTCGTTATAATTCAAAACTCTCGTTTTAGGTAAGTTTCTTGAAGATAAATATACATTCTTGTTAGCTTCAGGAAGCACGAATAATGATTTTTTACCCGTAAGTGTTAAAGCATCCAACAATGTGATGAATTCTTTAGTCTTAGGCGCATCAAAACTCAAGTTTTCTAAAACTCTGATGCTGTTATCTCTCATTTTTTGAGAAAGAACAGATTTTTTAGCCAATCTCTTAAGCGCTTTGTTCAATTTGAATCTGTAGTCTCTTGGTTTTGGACCAAAAACTCTACCTCCACCTTTGAAAGTTGGCGACTTGATATCACCATATCTCGCAGATCCTGAACCTTTTTGCTTTTTAAGCTTTCTTGTAGAAGCAGTAATTTCGCTTCTTTCTTTTGATTTATGAGTTCCTTGTCTTTGTGCAGCAAGGTACTGCTTCACTTCTAAGTAAACCGCATGCTGATTTGGCTCAATTCCGAATACAGATTCGTCTAGAGTTACTTTTCTTCCGGTCTCTTTTCCTGATGTATTTAATACTACTAGTTCCATTTCTTGATAATTACATAAGAATTTTTAGCTCCCGGAACAGCACCTTTTACTACTAAAAGATTTTGTTCTTGATCCACTTTTAACACTTGAAGGTTTTGTACAGTTACCTGCTTACCTCCCATTCTTCCAGCCATTCTCATCCCTTTGAATACTCTTGAAGGGTCTGATCCAGCACCGATAGAACCTGGAGCTCTAAGTCTGTTGTGCTGACCATGAGTTGCCTGCATTACACCTCCAAATCCGTGTCTTTTAACAACACCTTGGAAACCTTTACCTTTAGAAGTACCTGTTACATCCACATACTCTCCTTCTGCAAACATGTTCACTTCCACTAAATCTCCCGTCTTAACATCGTGCTCGAATGCATTTCTGAATTCTACGATCTTAGCTTTAGGAGTTGAACCAGCCTTTTTGAAATGACCAGCTAACGCTTTACCAACGTTCTTCTCACTCTTGTCATCGAAACCCAGTTGTACAGCAACGTATCCGTCAACTTCTTCGGTTCTGACCTGTAAAACCGAGCATGGACCAGCTTGAATAACTGTACAAGGAATATTCTTTCCTTCTTCGTTAAACAAAGATGTCATACCGATTTTTTTACCAATAATACCTGACATTATTTATATATATATCTATTATATTTTAATTCAGCATTTTAGCGGTTTCCGTGATATCTATGTCTGAAATAGGCATACTGCTTCCGTAAAATGAGTGTGCAAATTTATGTATAATTTTCAAACTGACAAACAATTACAGTAAAATATTTTGATTTTTAACGTTTTAGCTCCATTCATGGATTTTTTACGATTTTTACAAACTGAATTTCTACATTTGATTATGAAAAGAATAATTTCAATTTTTATTCTCATCTTATTTTTTAGCTGTAATAAACATGGGCAACACGCTCACGGATTTTACTTTTGGAAATCTAAATTATCCCTAAAAGATTCAGAAAAAAACATATTAGAAAAATCAACAGTAACAAATTTATACGTCCGGTTTTTCGATGTTGATAAAATAGGTGACAAATTTCAGCCAATCGGCGTTATCTCAAAATCGGAAAATTTCAGCAGTTCGAAACTAATTGTTCCGGTCATTTTTATTACAAACAGAACATTTCTTTACATCAAAGATTCTGAAGTTGATTTTCTCGCCAAAAGCATTCATGAACTCATCGTAAGGAAAACAAAAGAACTAAATTTCAGAGATATTTCGGAAATCCAGATCGACTGTGATTGGACTGCTGGAACAAAAGATGATTATTTTAGATTTCTCGAAAAACTTAAAGGGCTTTCCCATAAAGAAATTACGTCCACATTACGACTTCATCAAGTGAAAGATAAGAGTAAAATGGGAATTCCGCCAGTAAGCAAAGTTTATCTGATGTGTTACTCTACATCTTCGCCATTAGAAAACTCGGATAAAAATTCGATCCTGGACATTGAGACTCTGAAAAACTATCTCTCAGATGTTGAAAATTATCCTATAAAAAAAATAAATATCGCCTTGCCCATTTACTCTTGGGGAATAGTGACCAACCATCTTGGGAAACACAAACTGATTAATGCAATTGCTGCAAAAGATCTCAATCATAAGGATTTAGAAAAAATTTCTAACAATGAAGCCGTTGTAAAGAAAGATGGTTTCTTTTTTGGTTATTATCTTAATAAAGGTTTCAAGATAAAAGTGGAACAAATCCCGGAGAAAACCCTGGATGAAGCCGTGGTTTTTCTCAATCAGAAAATTCCTAAATTTAACATCATTTATTATCAATTGGATGAAAGGTTCATCAAAAACAGAAAATTCGCCCTTTAGAAAAAAACTTAAACTATGAAAAAATTCTTTTTAAGCTTTGTTCTTGCTTCTGCGTTTTTCAATCAATCAAAAGCTTGTGCGTGGTACGATCCGGATTATGATTACTTCAATCTTTTTACACAAAACATCATCCGGGATAAGTCGCTAACGCCATTTTTGCTGACATATTCATCAAGATTTTACGAAGACGAAAAAGCTGTAATTCCTAACGAAAATATAGAAAGCTGGCAAAAATACTTCGGGAATCAGTTCAATTACCGTGAAACAGAATATTTGGTAAATCACCTATCTTTGCAGGCACTGAACGCAATCAAGACCGGGAAAACTTCTTCTGAACCAATATTAGCCAAACTTGGAAATTCTTTCTACAACAAATACAAGGAAGGCATTGATTATCTCATTGAGGCCAAATATCTGGAGCCTTATATGCGAATCAGCTATGTGGAAAGTCCGGATTCTTTCTACTACCGTTCCGAAACGGATAATAAGAATGCGACTAATCTTGATTATGACAAAACAGTCGCCGCACTGAACTCGCTTTATAATTCAGCAAGAAATCCTGATATTAAATTGCGTTACGGATATCAACTAGTGCGATTTAATCATTACACCAGACATTTTGAGGAATCTATCAATGCTTTTAAAAAATATGTCGAACCACTAAATATCAAATCTGCTCCTTATTATCTCGCCTTGGATCAATTTGCCGGTGCCGAACGTGGTCTTGGCAAAAATGAAGATGCTAACTGGCATTTTTTTCAGGTTTTTATGAATTCAAAATCTTTGAAAAGGGATGCTTTTGTGTCGATGAAACTTTCGGATAGCGCTTCTTTCAATAACATTTTGAAACGCGCTGGTAATGATAAGGAAAAAACAATGGCATATTTCCTTTTGGGCTATCAGGATTTTAATGATCCGCTC is from Epilithonimonas vandammei and encodes:
- the rpmC gene encoding 50S ribosomal protein L29; this encodes MKKADIKNLSVEDIKVQLADAKANYSKMKLAHRISPVENPIQIRDLRKTIARLNTELTNKQ
- the rpsN gene encoding 30S ribosomal protein S14, coding for MAKESMKARERKREATVAKYAEKRKALKEAGDYEALQKLPKNASPVRLHNRCKLTGRPRGYMRTFGISRVTFREMANNGLIPGVKKASW
- the infA gene encoding translation initiation factor IF-1, translated to MAKQKHIEQDGVITEALSNAQFRVELENGHVLIAHISGKMRMHYIKLLPGDKVRLELSPYDLTKGRITFRY
- the rplE gene encoding 50S ribosomal protein L5, with product MEYIVRPKQQYKEKIVPAMMEEFGYKSVMQVPKLEKIVVSQGLGAATADKKIVDYAVEELTAITGQKAVGTLSKKDEAAFKLRKGMPVGARVTLRADKMYEFLDRLTSSALPRIRDFSGIKADGFDGRGNYNLGITEQIIFPEIVIDKVKKIQGMDITFVTSAKTDKEAKALLTHFGLPFKKN
- the rplO gene encoding 50S ribosomal protein L15, translated to MNLNNIQPATGSTHNSKRIGRGQGSGKGGTSTKGHKGQKARAGYSQKIGFEGGQMPLQRRLPKFGFKNINRKEFRAINLDTIQTLIDTKNITGDITRDVLVENGLASKNELVKILGRGDLKAGVSISADKFTKSAEEAINKAGGKAITL
- the rpsH gene encoding 30S ribosomal protein S8, producing MVTDPISDFLTRVRNAQSAGHKVVEIPASKIKKEITKILFDQGYILNYKFEDNAVQGSIKIALKYDKQTNKPAIKSIQRASRPGLRQYKGSEELPRVLNGLGVAIISTSKGVMTDKKARQEKVGGEVICYVY
- the rpmD gene encoding 50S ribosomal protein L30; translation: MATIKVKLVRSAINRSKTQKRTLEALGFKRLQQVVEHEATPSILGMIASVSHLLEVQK
- the rpmJ gene encoding 50S ribosomal protein L36, with translation MKVRASIKKRSADCKIVRRKGVLFVINKKNPKFKQRQG
- the rpsE gene encoding 30S ribosomal protein S5, with the translated sequence MLDSNIERVKPGGLELKDRLVAVNRVTKVTKGGRAFGFSAIVVVGNEDGVIGYGLGKSKEVASAIAKAVEDAKKNLVKVPVINHTIPHQTSARYGGADIFLRPASHGTGLIAGGAVRAVLESAGVHDVLSKSKGSSNPHNVVKATFNALLDIRRPEEIARMRGVSLSKVFNG
- the rplX gene encoding 50S ribosomal protein L24 — its product is MTKVKIKRGDNVIVTTGKNKGSKGEVLEVIRKEGKDPRVIVAGINIVKKHTKPSAQNPQGGIVEKEASLHISNVSLVDKSGKATKAGYKVEGDKKVRVAKTTGETL
- the rplR gene encoding 50S ribosomal protein L18, encoding MALTKVEKRIRIKRRVRGKISGSAELPRLSVFKSNKEIYAQLVDDKEGKTLVSASSREKGVDAKGTKTEVSEAVGKAIAAKALAAGIENVVFDRNGFVYHGRVKALADGAREAGLKF
- the rplF gene encoding 50S ribosomal protein L6; translated protein: MSRIGKAIIEVPAGITVSQKDNVVTVKGPKGELSQELTGGISFSQEDGVLTFTRPSDSKEHKALHGLYRALVNNMIVGTSTGFTKQLELVGVGYRASHNGQRLELALGFSHAIVLELPKEVTLDTLTEKGKNPIITLSSYDNQLLGMVAAKIRSFRKPEPYKGKGVKFVGEIIRRKAGKSA
- the rplN gene encoding 50S ribosomal protein L14 yields the protein MLQTESRLKVADNTGAKEVLVIRVLGGTRRRYASVGDKIVVTIKDSTPSGNAKKGQVSKAVVVRTKKAVRRKDGSYIKFEDNACVLLNAAGEMRGTRVFGPVARELRDKEYMKVISLAPEVL
- the rpsQ gene encoding 30S ribosomal protein S17, which encodes MERNLRKERIGVVSSNKMEKTIVVSETTRVKHPMYGKFVLKTKKYTAHDENNECNEGDTVLITETRPLSKNKRWRLVRIIEKAK
- the secY gene encoding preprotein translocase subunit SecY, coding for MKEFIQTLKNIWSLKELRDKIILTLTLVLVYRFASYVSLPAINMAEVGNLLQHYKNQGGNQQGAGLLGLLSSFTGGAFSRASIMALGIMPYISASIIVQLMGMAIPYLQKLQKDGESGRNTLNQITRWLTIGVCLVQAPSYLTSVTQYFLPYSQFQSAYYIDPASIMFWLPSIVILVAGSVFAMWLGEKITDKGIGNGISILIMVGILADLPTAFYQEVLTQNGKGGLGSIMILVEIIFWLLVVLLAIILSVAVRKIPIQYVSRAQARGGVSRNLMEGARQWIPLKVNAAGVMPIIFAQALMFVPGLLTKVDESNTFLAGFKNVFSWQYNVLFALLIIIFSFFYTAITIPVNQMADDLKRNGGLIPKVRPGKETADYLDDILSKITLPGAIFLSIFAVLPAIVHGAFVQTDRFALFFGGTSLLIMVGVILDTVQQINTYLLNHHYDGLMQSKLSRSSNY